One segment of Eschrichtius robustus isolate mEscRob2 chromosome 3, mEscRob2.pri, whole genome shotgun sequence DNA contains the following:
- the MRPS14 gene encoding small ribosomal subunit protein uS14m isoform X1, with translation MAASTLWALLRTIRQVVPSSASGQVRSYYVDWKMLRDVKRRKMAYEYADERLRINSLRKNTILPKDLQEVADEEIAALPRDSCPVRIRNRCVMTSRPRGVKRRWRLSRIVFRHLADHGQLSGVQRAMW, from the exons ATGGCGGCCTCCACGCTCTGGGCTCTGCTGCGGACAATCCGGCAG GTGGTTCCTTCATCAGCTTCAGGCCAAGTTCGAAGTTACTATGTAGATTGGAAAATGTTGCGTGAtgtgaagagaagaaaaatggccTATGAGTATGCAGATGAGAGGCTTCGGATCAATTCTCTCAGGAAGAATACCATTCTGCCAAAAGACCTTCAG GAAGTGGCTGATGAAGAAATTGCTGCCCTTCCCCGGGATAGCTGTCCCGTTAGAATCAGAAATCGGTGTGTTATGACATCCCGTCCACGAGGTGTAAAGCGGCGCTGGAGGCTTAGTCGTATCGTCTTCCGTCACTTAGCCGACCATGGGCAACTGTCTGGGGTGCAGCGAGCAATGTGGTAA